Proteins encoded by one window of Lathyrus oleraceus cultivar Zhongwan6 chromosome 1, CAAS_Psat_ZW6_1.0, whole genome shotgun sequence:
- the LOC127081668 gene encoding receptor-like protein kinase HSL1 — MSLLFLFLFLFFIFLQPVFSLNQEGLYLYQFKLSVDDPDSSLSSWNNRDQTPCNWSGITCHDGTNTTTTTTVTQINLSNFNIAGPLPTSILCRLTNLATLILTNNSINETLPSGISLCTSLTHLDLSQNLLTGTLPETLPLLSNLRHLDLTANNFSGSIPISFGTFQKLEVVSLVYNLLESYIPASLGNITTLRTLNLSYNPFQPSRIPPEIGNLTNLEILWLSSCNLVGVIPESFGNLKKLSVLDLSMNNLEGSIPSSLALMTSLKQIELYNNSLSGELPSGMSNLTSLRLIDVAMNRIGGVIPDELCRLPLESLNLYENRFTGELPASIADSPNLYEFKIFTNLLSGELPENLGKNGPLIWFDVSNNSFSGKIPASLCERGALEELLMIHNSFSGDIPVSLGACRTLTRFRLGFNNLSGEVPVGLWGLPHVYLLELVDNSFSGSIANTIGGAGNLSLLTISNNKFSGAIPEEIGRLVNLQEFSAGNNQFNYSLPESIVNLSQLGILDLHNNKISGELPKGIPSLKKLNELNLASNEIGGKIPEKIGSMSVLNFLDLSSNRFSGNVPMSLQNLKLNQLNLSYNLLSGEIPPLMAKDMYRDSFIGNPGLCGDLKGLCDVGGEGKSANFVWLLRAIFIIAALVFVFGVIWFYFKYKNIKKARSIDKTKWTLMSFHKLGFGEDEVLNCLDEDNVIGSGSSGKVYKVVLRNGEAVAVKKIWGGVQMEMESGDTKKKQFQDNAFDAEVETLGKIRHKNIVKLWCCCTTRDCKLLVYEYMPNGSLGDLLHSNKGGLLDWPTRYKIALDSAEGLSYLHHDCVPPIVHRDVKSNNILLDEDFSAKVADFGLAKAVESNGRGTKSMSVIAGSCGYIAPEYAYTLRVNEKSDTYSFGVVILELVTGRKPVDPEFGEKDLVMWACNTLDQKGIDHVLDSRLDSFFKEEICKVLNIGLMCTSPLPINRPAMRRVVKMLQEVGPESQSKSSQKAGKLSPYYYDDGSDHGSVA, encoded by the exons ATGTCTCTACTGTTTCTGTTTCTGTTTCTCTTCTTCATCTTTCTTCAACCAGTTTTCTCTCTCAACCAAGAAGGTCTCTACCTGTACCAATTCAAGCTCTCCGTAGACGATCCTGACTCTTCTCTCTCCTCATGGAACAACCGCGACCAAACACCTTGTAACTGGTCCGGCATAACCTGCCACGACGGAACAaacaccaccaccaccaccaccgtaACTCAAATCAACCTCTCCAACTTCAACATCGCCGGTCCACTACCAACCTCAATACTCTGTCGTTTAACAAACCTCGCCACTCTCATCCTCACCAACAACTCCATCAACGAAACACTACCTTCGGGAATTTCTCTTTGCACCTCCCTTACTCATTTGGACCTCTCTCAAAATCTCCTCACCGGCACACTCCCCGAGACTTTACCTCTCCTCTCTAACCTCCGTCATCTCGACTTAACGGCTAACAACTTCTCCGGTTCAATCCCCATCTCATTCGGAACGTTTCAGAAACTTGAAGTAGTTTCACTCGTTTACAATCTTCTAGAATCTTACATTCCTGCTTCGTTAGGAAACATCACCACTCTCAGAACGCTGAATCTTTCTTATAACCCTTTTCAACCTTCTCGGATTCCGCCGGAGATCGGAAACCTAACGAACCTGGAGATTCTCTGGCTTAGTTCGTGTAATCTTGTCGGTGTTATTCCTGAGTCGTTCGGGAATTTGAAGAAACTCAGTGTGCTTGATCTTTCCATGAataatcttgaaggttctattccGAGTTCGCTTGCTTTGATGACGAGTTTGAAGCAGATTGAGCTTTATAATAACTCATTGTCCGGTGAGTTACCTTCCGGAATGTCGAACCTTACTTCGTTGAGGCTTATCGATGTTGCTATGAATCGTATTGGTGGTGTTATTCCTGATGAGTTATGCCGTTTACCGCTTGAGAGTCTTAATCTCTATGAGAATCGGTTTACCGGTGAGTTGCCGGCGAGTATAGCTGACTCGCCGAACCTATACGAGTTCAAGATTTTTACGAACTTGCTCTCCGGTGAGTTGCCGGAGAATCTCGGGAAGAATGGTCCGTTGATATGGTTCGATGTTTCCAATAATTCATTCTCCGGCAAGATTCCGGCGAGTTTGTGCGAGCGCGGCGCGTTGGAGGAGTTACTGATGATACATAATTCGTTCTCTGGTGATATTCCGGTGAGTTTGGGTGCGTGTAGAACTTTGACTCGTTTTAGGTTGGGTTTTAATAATTTGTCCGGCGAAGTTCCGGTGGGTTTGTGGGGCTTACCGCATGTGTATCTTCTTGAACTGGTTGACAACTCGTTTTCTGGTTCAATTGCTAACACCATTGGTGGAGCTGGAAATCTGTCTCTGTTGACTATATCGAATAATAAATTCTCCGGTGCGATTCCTGAAGAGATTGGAAGGTTGGTAAATCTTCAGGAGTTTTCTGCTGGTAATAACCAGTTCAACTATTCGTTGCCTGAGAGTATTGTGAATCTCTCCCAGCTTGGGATTCTTGATCTTCACAACAATAAGATCTCTGGTGAGCTTCCAAAAGGAATTCCATCTCTTAAGAAACTCAACGAGTTGAATTTGGCTAGTAACGAGATTGGTGGGAAAATTCCTGAAAAAATTGGGAGTATGTCTGTGCTTAACTTTCTTGATCTTTCTAGTAATAGATTTTCGGGTAATGTTCCGATGAGTTTGCAGAATTTGAAGCTCAATCAGCTGAATCTGTCGTACAATTTGCTTTCTGGAGAGATTCCACCTCTTATGGCTAAGGATATGTATAGGGATAGTTTTATCGGTAATCCTGGTTTGTGTGGAGATTTGAAAGGTTTGTGTGATGTAGGAGGAGAGGGTAAGAGTGCTAATTTTGTTTGGTTGCTTAGAGCTATTTTCATAATTGCAGCGTTGGTTTTTGTCTTTGGTGTGATTTGGTTCTACTTCAAgtacaagaatattaagaagGCTAGATCTATTGATAAAACCAAATGGACATTGATGTCATTTCATAAACTGGGTTTTGGTGAAGATGAGGTTTTGAATTGTCTTGATGAAGATAATGTCATTGGAAGCGGATCGTCCGGGAAAGTCTATAAAGTTGTGCTTCGCAACGGGGAAGCTGTTGCGGTGAAGAAGATATGGGGAGGGGTTCAAATGGAAATGGAGAGTGGAGATACTAAAAAGAAGCAATTTCAAGATAATGCTTTTGATGCAGAGGTTGAAACGTTGGGCAAGATTAGGCACAAGAACATTGTAAAACTATGGTGTTGTTGTACCACTAGGGATTGCAAGCTATTGGTTTACGAGTATATGCCGAATGGTAGTCTTGGTGATTTGCTGCATAGCAATAAAGGAGGATTGTTGGATTGGCCGACTAGGTATAAGATAGCTCTTGATTCTGCGGAAGGACTCTCTTATCTGCATCATGATTGTGTTCCTCCTATAGTTCATAGAGATGTGAAATCTAATAACATCTTGTTGGATGAAGACTTTAGTGCAAAGGTTGCAGATTTTGGGTTAGCTAAGGCGGTTGAATCCAATGGGAGAGGAACTAAATCCATGTCCGTCATAGCTGGTTCTTGTGGCTATATTGCACCAG AATATGCATACACACTTAGAGTGAATGAGAAGAGCGACACATATAGTTTTGGTGTTGTTATCCTTGAGTTAGTCACCGGAAGGAAGCCGGTAGATCCCGAATTCGGAGAAAAAGACTTGGTTATGTGGGCATGCAACACCTTAGATCAGAAAGGTATCGACCACGTGCTTGACTCAAGGCTTGATTCTTTCTTCAAAGAAGAAATTTGCAAGGTCCTCAACATTGGCCTAATGTGCACTAGTCCTCTTCCAATCAACCGGCCAGCAATGAGAAGAGTGGTGAAAATGCTACAAGAGGTAGGCCCTGAAAGCCAATCAAAGTCTTCCCAAAAAGCAGGAAAGTTGTCCCCTTATTACTACGATGATGGGTCAGATCACGGAAGTGTCGCATAA